The Lysinibacillus timonensis nucleotide sequence AATAAGTTAGGAGAACTTATTAGTTTACTAATTTCTCCATACAGCCATTATATTGTAAAAGACGCAAGTTATTACATAGTAATAAATATCCATTTTTTTACACAGGCAAATGGTATCGCTTTTTTTATTTTACTAATACAAATTGCTCATACCTTTTATAATCGGCTTCTTTCACTTCTACAGAAAGCAAAGTACCTTCTTCTACATATTCTGTTGAAAGTACTGAGGCATTTTGGTTTAAGTAAGAAACAACATCCCCTCGTTCAAATGGAATAAGCATTTGACAGGTTACATAATTTGCTAATACTCTTTGTTTAATCAATTCAATTAATTCATCTAACCCTGTACCCTCTTTTGCAGAAATCCAAATGTTATTTCCACTGACTAAAGGATAATTTACGTTTGCTTGATCAGATTTGTTATATACATAGATAGTCGGTACATCTACTACTCCGATTTCCGTTAATGTTTTATTCGTCACATCCATCATAAATTGGTATTCTTCGTTTGATACGTCTACTACATGAAGCAATAGATCAGCATCCCTAGCTTCTTCTAACGTAGAACGGAATGCTTTTACTAGATGATGAGGTAATTTGCTAACAAATCCAACTGTATCAGATAATAAAAAGGACTTTTTGTCTTCTAGTTCAATGTTTCTTACTGATGTCTCTAACGTCGCAAAGAGCATATCTTTTTCAAAAACTTGTTTATGTTCATCTTGCGTGTATCTTTCTAACAACTGATTCATTATTGTTGATTTGCCAGCATTTGTATAGCCTACAAGTGATACAACAGGTATCTCATTCTTTTTTCGTTTTTTTCGCTGTGTTTCTCTTTGTTCTTTTACAGATTCCAAGTCTTTTCTTAACTTCGCTATTTGATCTTCAATTTTACGGCGATCTAATTCTAATTTTGTTTCCCCGGCACCGCGGTTTCTAAATCCACCACCTGTTCCTCCACCTTGTCGAGAAAGCGATGCGTGCAATCCAACTAACCTAGGCAACATGTATTGTAGTTGAGCTAATTCAACTTGCATTTTTGCCTCACGCGTTTTAGCACGTCTTTCAAAAATATCTAGAATCAGCATTGTACGATCGATTACTTTACTGTCTAAATCATGTTCCAAGTTTCTAATTTGTGAAGGTGAAAGCTCATCATTAAAAATGACTAAATTAGCTCCTGACTCCTCAAAAAAGTTTTTAATTTCTTCAATTTTACCAGTACCAACATAATGCGATGGTGTTACTCTTTCTAAATTTTGAGTTACAGTACCGACAATTTCAACATCAAGCGCTTTCGCTAAATCTGCTAACTCAATCATCGAATACTCAAAATTTGAGTCATTCTGTAAATTTACTCCAACTAATATTGCCTTTTCAATTAATACTTCTATCTCTTTTAATTCACTCACAGGTTCTCCTCCATGTATTAAAAACAGTATTATTTCTTCGTAACTGATATATATTATATCCTTTTACATATAAATAAAGACCCGTAACATTGTTACGGGTCTTATTTTATGAATTCTATTCTTCTTTTTCAGACTTTAGTAAAGATAATGTTTCGTCAAACTCTTTTTCAATTTCTGCATTCGGTTTGTAAGTAATTAAACTTGCAACCACTGCTGCAATTAAGCCTAATACAAACCCAGGAACAATTTCGTATAACATCCCAGACAACTCAGGACTTGATCCCCACACGTATGCAACCACAGCTCCAACAATCATACCAGCTAAAGCGCCAATATTTGTGAACTTTTTCCAGTACAACGCTAGTAGGATAACAGGTCCAAAGGCCGCACCGAATCCTGCCCAAGCAAATCCTACTAAATCCAAGATAGAGTTTTCAGGATCTAAAGCTAAGATAGCTGCAACTACTGCAACTACAAAAACTGCAATACGACCACCAGTAACATAATGTTTGTCTGATGCTGCTTTGTTAAATAAAGCTTTGTACATATCTTCAATTAAAGCTGAAGACGTTACGATTAATTGAGAAGCAATTGTACTCATAACAGCAGCTAAAATTGCCGCTAACATAATCCCTGCAATGAATGGGTGGAATAAGATTTGTCCCATTTCTACGAAAATTGTTTCAGCATCAAAATCTTCATTTAACATGTTGTTTTGTTGGAAGTAAGCTAAACCAACGAAAGCAGTACCCATTGCTCCAAATAAACTTAGAATCATCCAACCGATACCAATACGGCGTGCTTGTTTCAATTCCTTATGAGAATTGATTGCCATAAAGCGTACGATAATGTGAGGCTGACCAAAATATCCAAGACCCCATGCAACTGATGATATAACTCCAGCAACAGTTGCAGTTGAGGCAAACAAGTTAAAGTGTTCAGGATTAACTGCTTGAATAGAGGCAACCGTTTCACCAAATCCACCAG carries:
- the hflX gene encoding GTPase HflX, with amino-acid sequence MSELKEIEVLIEKAILVGVNLQNDSNFEYSMIELADLAKALDVEIVGTVTQNLERVTPSHYVGTGKIEEIKNFFEESGANLVIFNDELSPSQIRNLEHDLDSKVIDRTMLILDIFERRAKTREAKMQVELAQLQYMLPRLVGLHASLSRQGGGTGGGFRNRGAGETKLELDRRKIEDQIAKLRKDLESVKEQRETQRKKRKKNEIPVVSLVGYTNAGKSTIMNQLLERYTQDEHKQVFEKDMLFATLETSVRNIELEDKKSFLLSDTVGFVSKLPHHLVKAFRSTLEEARDADLLLHVVDVSNEEYQFMMDVTNKTLTEIGVVDVPTIYVYNKSDQANVNYPLVSGNNIWISAKEGTGLDELIELIKQRVLANYVTCQMLIPFERGDVVSYLNQNASVLSTEYVEEGTLLSVEVKEADYKRYEQFVLVK
- the putP gene encoding sodium/proline symporter PutP, producing MNELTWQAIAIVIYMLAMILIGWYAYKRTSNLNDYMLGGRGLGPAVTALSAGAADMSGWLLMGLPGAIYLSGMVEAWIAIGLTVGAWLNYILVAPRLRVYTQVSKDSITIPSFLDNRLRDNTKLIRIVSGIIILVFFTFYVSSGMVSGGKFFESAFGLDYLTGMLIVAIVTVGYTLFGGFLAVSYTDFLQGLIMFLALILVPIVGIFVTGGFGETVASIQAVNPEHFNLFASTATVAGVISSVAWGLGYFGQPHIIVRFMAINSHKELKQARRIGIGWMILSLFGAMGTAFVGLAYFQQNNMLNEDFDAETIFVEMGQILFHPFIAGIMLAAILAAVMSTIASQLIVTSSALIEDMYKALFNKAASDKHYVTGGRIAVFVVAVVAAILALDPENSILDLVGFAWAGFGAAFGPVILLALYWKKFTNIGALAGMIVGAVVAYVWGSSPELSGMLYEIVPGFVLGLIAAVVASLITYKPNAEIEKEFDETLSLLKSEKEE